A window from Streptomyces sp. NBC_00335 encodes these proteins:
- a CDS encoding DUF305 domain-containing protein, producing MTRKRSLIRRVTAVTAAATAALVLAACGGNGNGNDSGSAHNGHNTASPSASAPAQQGDHNAADTAFAQGMIPHHRQAIEMADLATTRAESAEVKKLADEIKKAQDPEIETLSGWLTSWGEKVPAEDAGHGGHDMSGMMTAEEMKQLEASSDKAFDTAFLTMMVKHHEGAVAMAKTEQADGTYQPAKDMAQAIITSQSAEIARMNTLLGKS from the coding sequence ATGACCAGGAAGCGTTCCCTGATCCGCCGCGTCACCGCCGTGACCGCGGCCGCCACCGCCGCCCTCGTCCTCGCCGCCTGTGGCGGCAACGGCAACGGAAACGACAGCGGCTCGGCCCACAACGGGCACAACACCGCCTCCCCTTCCGCCTCCGCCCCCGCGCAGCAGGGCGACCACAACGCCGCCGACACCGCGTTTGCGCAGGGGATGATCCCCCACCACCGCCAGGCCATCGAGATGGCCGACCTCGCCACGACGCGCGCCGAGTCGGCTGAGGTGAAGAAGCTGGCCGATGAGATCAAGAAGGCCCAGGACCCGGAGATCGAGACCCTCTCCGGCTGGCTGACCTCCTGGGGCGAGAAGGTCCCCGCCGAGGATGCCGGCCACGGCGGGCACGACATGTCCGGGATGATGACGGCCGAAGAGATGAAGCAGCTCGAAGCCTCCTCGGACAAGGCGTTCGACACGGCCTTCCTGACGATGATGGTCAAGCATCACGAAGGCGCCGTCGCCATGGCCAAGACCGAGCAGGCCGACGGCACCTACCAGCCCGCCAAGGACATGGCCCAGGCGATCATCACCTCCCAGAGCGCGGAGATCGCCCGGATGAACACGCTCCTCGGGAAGAGCTGA
- a CDS encoding DUF6153 family protein, translating into MEGQVMRAVKPFGLRSYLLLVLVVLAGLVAMHGLGPAPASAATHAGVASHHVSAVGHEKAVADDAACQDGCVHAGDPAGGGGGGHTEHADATCAATGTVGAPVLPAPAVLPGHAEAQAVPAHGAIPDATACGRAPPSLSELQLLRI; encoded by the coding sequence ATGGAAGGTCAGGTGATGCGAGCGGTGAAGCCCTTCGGGCTGCGCTCCTACCTGCTCCTTGTTCTGGTCGTACTGGCGGGGCTGGTGGCCATGCACGGCCTGGGGCCCGCCCCCGCATCGGCCGCTACGCACGCGGGGGTCGCTTCCCACCACGTGTCGGCCGTCGGCCACGAGAAGGCGGTCGCCGACGATGCCGCGTGCCAGGACGGCTGCGTCCATGCCGGCGATCCGGCAGGCGGCGGAGGCGGCGGGCACACGGAGCACGCAGATGCGACGTGCGCGGCCACCGGCACGGTCGGCGCCCCGGTTCTGCCCGCGCCTGCGGTCCTGCCCGGCCACGCCGAAGCCCAGGCGGTCCCTGCGCACGGGGCCATCCCCGACGCCACCGCCTGCGGGCGGGCGCCGCCGTCACTGAGCGAACTGCAACTCCTGCGCATATAG